A genomic segment from Desulfurispirillum indicum S5 encodes:
- the moaC gene encoding cyclic pyranopterin monophosphate synthase MoaC, whose product MELTHFDQQGNAIMVDVSRKEDTVRVARATATVIAQPQTIEMIRQGTHKKGDVLGVARVAGIMAAKRTSDLIPMCHPIPIEGVSVDFEVQDERVIITTELRTTYKTGIEVEAVVAASIAASTIYDMCKAVDRAMEITNIRLLYKAGGKSGVFERQ is encoded by the coding sequence ATGGAACTGACACACTTCGACCAGCAGGGCAACGCCATCATGGTGGACGTTTCCCGCAAGGAGGATACCGTGCGCGTCGCCCGCGCCACCGCCACCGTCATCGCCCAACCGCAAACCATCGAGATGATCCGCCAGGGCACTCACAAGAAGGGGGATGTACTCGGCGTCGCCCGGGTTGCCGGAATCATGGCCGCCAAGCGCACTTCAGACCTGATCCCCATGTGCCACCCCATCCCCATTGAGGGAGTCAGCGTGGACTTTGAGGTTCAGGATGAGCGCGTGATCATTACCACCGAACTGCGCACCACCTACAAGACCGGCATTGAAGTGGAAGCCGTCGTGGCCGCATCCATAGCCGCCTCGACCATCTACGACATGTGCAAGGCCGTCGACCGGGCCATGGAAATCACCAACATCAGGCTTCTCTATAAAGCAGGCGGAAAATCCGGTGTATTTGAACGCCAGTAA
- the moaA gene encoding GTP 3',8-cyclase MoaA, whose protein sequence is MTQQLLDSQGNPITYVRISVTDRCNLKCFYCVPEDGICHATKDQLLTPEEIIRVLNLLHGLGVSKVRITGGEPLARRGIGKLIRQISAIGFSDIAMTTNGVLLPRFAGLLRECGLKRVNISLDSLHPERFASITGVDSFEQVWKGIQAAQENGLVPIKINAVAIRGINDDEIADFVALTEHEDISVRFIEYMPVGIRDRYNTDQLVSVAEMLSQVKNRFSIEPLDQERYSTARMFRIVGGRGTFGFISPMTEHFCHTCNRLRITADGKIKTCLFSKQEHDFLPMLRQQNCSDAELRAYFLQVAGGKVTEIDDMYRGSRNMTRIGG, encoded by the coding sequence ATGACACAACAGCTCCTGGACTCCCAAGGCAACCCCATTACCTACGTACGCATCAGCGTCACGGATCGCTGCAACCTCAAGTGTTTCTACTGCGTCCCGGAGGACGGCATCTGCCACGCCACCAAAGACCAGCTCCTGACACCGGAGGAGATTATTCGCGTTCTGAATCTGCTCCATGGCCTGGGCGTCAGCAAGGTACGCATCACCGGCGGTGAGCCCCTGGCCCGCCGAGGTATCGGCAAGCTTATTCGTCAAATCAGCGCCATCGGCTTTTCAGATATCGCCATGACCACCAACGGCGTGCTCCTGCCCCGGTTTGCCGGGCTGCTGCGGGAATGTGGTCTGAAGCGGGTCAATATCAGTCTGGACTCCCTGCATCCGGAACGCTTTGCCAGCATCACGGGAGTGGATAGCTTCGAACAGGTATGGAAGGGCATCCAGGCCGCCCAGGAGAATGGACTGGTGCCCATCAAGATCAACGCCGTGGCCATACGCGGTATCAACGACGACGAAATTGCCGACTTTGTCGCCCTCACGGAACATGAAGACATCAGCGTACGCTTTATCGAGTACATGCCGGTGGGAATCCGTGATCGCTACAATACCGACCAGCTGGTCAGCGTGGCGGAAATGCTCTCCCAGGTGAAAAATCGCTTTTCCATCGAGCCCCTTGATCAGGAACGCTACTCCACCGCCCGCATGTTCCGCATTGTCGGCGGCCGGGGCACCTTCGGCTTTATCTCCCCTATGACCGAGCACTTCTGCCACACCTGCAACCGCCTGCGCATTACCGCCGACGGCAAAATAAAAACCTGCCTCTTCTCCAAGCAGGAACACGACTTCCTGCCCATGCTACGCCAGCAGAACTGCAGTGATGCCGAGCTCAGGGCATACTTCCTGCAAGTGGCAGGCGGCAAGGTGACAGAAATTGACGATATGTACCGAGGATCACGCAATATGACGCGTATCGGAGGATAA
- the mobB gene encoding molybdopterin-guanine dinucleotide biosynthesis protein B, with protein MNASNIPVIGFTGTSGSGKTTLIEKLVQQLSHRGLKVGVIKHDAHRFDIDKPGKDSWRFREAGATTTLISSDQLVAIQKRTAQPAPLEALLAYFTDEDLIIIEGHKSSPHPKVEIFRSANGKAPLYGHIQHIIAIAAPAEDHTRLEASQLPLLDLDTPSAVLDFVLEQLPHLRHP; from the coding sequence TTGAACGCCAGTAATATCCCCGTCATTGGCTTTACCGGCACCTCGGGCTCAGGCAAAACCACACTGATCGAAAAACTGGTGCAGCAACTCAGCCATCGCGGACTGAAAGTGGGCGTCATCAAGCACGACGCCCACCGCTTTGACATCGACAAGCCCGGCAAGGACTCCTGGCGCTTTCGGGAAGCCGGAGCAACCACCACCCTCATTTCCAGTGACCAGCTGGTGGCCATCCAGAAGCGCACAGCGCAGCCAGCGCCACTGGAGGCGCTGCTGGCATACTTCACCGACGAAGATCTCATCATCATTGAAGGACACAAGAGCAGTCCCCACCCGAAAGTCGAGATTTTCCGCAGTGCCAATGGCAAAGCCCCCCTCTACGGGCATATCCAGCACATCATCGCCATAGCGGCCCCCGCGGAAGATCACACCCGCCTGGAAGCCAGCCAGCTGCCCCTGCTGGATCTGGATACGCCATCAGCGGTGCTGGATTTTGTGCTGGAGCAGCTCCCCCACCTCAGGCACCCGTAA
- a CDS encoding SDR family NAD(P)-dependent oxidoreductase: MKQYLQGKTVCITGASDGIGAACAREFAAHGARLLLCSRTLGNVQRLADELTSQYGISTHAFALDVRQRQQVSDALEKLPPQWRAIDILINNAGLALGLEAFQEGDLDDWDQMIDTNVKGLLYVTRKIVPGMIERGSGHIINIGSLAGRYAYPGAAVYCATKAAVRTLTDGLRMDLVDTPLRVTDLQPGMTETNFSKVRFHGDEERAGQVYRDIDPLQASDVAETALFIATRPPHVQIQEVLITCTSQAASLVVHRPGRSG; the protein is encoded by the coding sequence ATGAAACAGTATCTGCAAGGAAAAACTGTCTGTATCACCGGTGCCAGTGACGGCATAGGCGCCGCCTGCGCCAGGGAATTCGCTGCCCACGGAGCCCGTTTGCTGCTGTGCTCGCGCACCCTGGGCAATGTGCAGCGACTGGCCGATGAACTGACGAGCCAGTACGGCATCTCCACCCACGCCTTTGCCCTGGATGTGCGCCAGCGCCAGCAGGTCAGTGATGCGCTGGAGAAGCTGCCCCCGCAGTGGCGCGCAATCGACATCCTCATCAATAACGCCGGCCTGGCGCTGGGGCTTGAAGCCTTCCAGGAGGGCGACCTCGACGACTGGGATCAGATGATTGACACCAATGTCAAAGGGCTGCTCTATGTGACCCGCAAAATCGTTCCCGGCATGATAGAGCGGGGCAGTGGCCACATCATCAATATCGGCTCCCTGGCAGGGCGCTACGCCTATCCCGGGGCAGCGGTGTACTGCGCCACCAAGGCTGCCGTGCGCACCCTGACCGATGGTCTGCGCATGGATCTGGTTGACACGCCATTGCGGGTAACGGACCTGCAGCCGGGCATGACGGAGACCAATTTCAGCAAAGTGCGCTTTCACGGCGATGAAGAGCGGGCCGGACAGGTCTACCGGGATATCGACCCCCTGCAGGCATCGGACGTGGCGGAAACCGCCCTGTTTATCGCTACCCGACCGCCCCATGTCCAGATTCAGGAAGTGCTCATTACGTGTACCAGCCAGGCTGCTTCTCTGGTGGTGCACCGTCCGGGCAGGTCCGGCTGA
- a CDS encoding HD-GYP domain-containing protein — protein MRIVPIDKLEPGMVMGEQIEVAGQIMLARGVELTPTYISKLQQMDMGELVIDDEASKDIELQTTVNAEIHRKGTHLVKEAFEETQSVLQSIQQESDSSVEEVLQNSKFTGYLKTATAFSRVMEYTEVLLNDILMSDSGISLNSIKQYDSHMFQHSVDVSAMAIAIGKHLQLPERHLEDLALGCLLHDIGKIAIPRKILDKSPSQMTKDERAIVKIHTMLGRRILLNNSRLSQRVRAITVVTQHHEYHDGSGFPHRLKGSEVAWSLKNNKHTTGISHLAEIANIANTFDNLTSGVGTRKKPLSYLDASYLMVNRMFNRFHPVYLNAFLRILNVFAAGSNVQLYEGKYKGYVGTVVRAEANNRLSPVVRLFFDDRQQRLPRPIDVDLSRETGMSLQRKSLKELNEIKIELL, from the coding sequence ATGCGCATAGTGCCCATTGATAAGCTGGAGCCAGGTATGGTGATGGGGGAGCAAATTGAAGTCGCGGGCCAGATCATGCTGGCACGCGGTGTCGAACTGACTCCGACCTACATCAGTAAACTCCAGCAGATGGATATGGGCGAACTGGTGATCGATGACGAAGCCAGCAAAGACATTGAGTTGCAGACCACCGTCAACGCGGAAATTCATCGCAAGGGCACCCACCTTGTCAAGGAAGCGTTCGAAGAGACCCAGAGTGTTCTGCAGAGCATTCAACAGGAAAGTGACAGCTCCGTGGAGGAGGTACTCCAGAACAGCAAGTTCACCGGATACCTGAAGACGGCGACCGCCTTCAGCCGAGTCATGGAGTACACCGAGGTTCTGCTCAACGATATCCTCATGTCCGACTCCGGCATCTCGCTCAACAGCATCAAGCAGTACGACAGTCATATGTTTCAGCACTCTGTTGACGTTTCCGCCATGGCCATCGCCATCGGCAAGCACCTGCAGCTTCCCGAGCGTCACCTGGAAGACCTCGCCCTGGGGTGCCTGCTGCACGATATCGGCAAGATTGCCATTCCCCGGAAAATTCTCGACAAGTCGCCATCACAGATGACCAAAGACGAGCGGGCCATCGTGAAAATTCACACCATGCTGGGGCGGCGCATACTCCTGAATAACTCCCGGCTTTCTCAGCGGGTGCGCGCCATCACTGTAGTGACTCAGCACCATGAATATCATGATGGCAGCGGCTTTCCCCACCGGTTAAAAGGGTCGGAAGTCGCCTGGTCCCTGAAGAATAACAAGCACACCACCGGCATCTCCCATCTGGCGGAAATCGCCAATATCGCCAATACGTTTGACAATCTCACCAGCGGCGTCGGTACCCGGAAAAAACCCCTCAGCTATCTGGACGCCTCGTACCTGATGGTCAATCGCATGTTCAACCGCTTTCACCCCGTGTATCTCAATGCGTTTCTGCGTATCCTCAACGTCTTTGCCGCCGGCTCCAATGTGCAGCTCTACGAAGGCAAATATAAAGGCTATGTGGGTACCGTGGTGCGCGCGGAAGCCAATAATCGGCTCAGCCCGGTAGTGAGACTCTTTTTTGATGACCGCCAGCAGCGCCTGCCTCGCCCCATTGACGTGGACCTCTCACGGGAGACTGGCATGAGCCTTCAGCGCAAATCCCTCAAAGAGCTCAATGAGATTAAGATAGAGTTGCTGTAG
- a CDS encoding sigma-54 interaction domain-containing protein, which translates to MTSEWLFLRSAVDIIHSGRNIKMGINTTLQMMSEYFDFRFPSLFLKDMVTGQYGLEISPEIPSREKSRISERMNQWRYHRSINSASVVILGEEEDDFDDNPFAPYLGEAPLRFFVMVAIEEPSKTLPLSFFTFFCRDMYALNRRIDVLRTVGRVLYFSLNSYGYRLNVSDEPHRRPIPAVLDGVIGKSTAMREVADLVQKVAASRASVLITGESGTGKELIAQAIHKLSIRSNSPFVAVNCAALSHTVLESELFGHEKGAFTGAMNRRIGRFEKADGGTLFLDEIGEVSAEFQSKLLRVLQEGEFERVGGNETIKVDVRIICATNQDLHRAVLEKRFREDLYYRVNVVNITMPPLRERAGDVALLAQHFLEKINEDNNTDISIHSHDIGLLDSYPWKGNVRELQNAVFRAFLEQKQGYANFRFLQYSGRSEEPLPSSSSRVAPLAPAIVESRREYERRKIEEALQATKGVQTEAAHILGISPRQLRYRISKYGIPVRKF; encoded by the coding sequence ATGACAAGCGAATGGCTCTTTCTGAGGTCGGCGGTGGATATCATCCATTCCGGCCGCAATATCAAGATGGGAATCAATACGACCCTGCAGATGATGTCGGAATACTTTGACTTCCGCTTTCCCTCCCTGTTTCTGAAGGACATGGTCACCGGTCAGTATGGGCTGGAGATCAGCCCTGAGATCCCCTCCAGGGAAAAGTCCCGTATTTCCGAACGCATGAACCAGTGGCGTTATCACCGCAGCATCAATTCCGCCTCGGTGGTTATTCTGGGTGAGGAGGAGGATGATTTTGACGATAACCCCTTCGCGCCGTACCTGGGGGAGGCGCCCCTGCGCTTCTTTGTGATGGTGGCCATCGAGGAGCCATCCAAGACCCTGCCCCTCTCATTTTTTACCTTCTTCTGCCGCGATATGTACGCGTTGAACCGGCGCATTGATGTGTTGCGCACGGTGGGGCGGGTGCTCTATTTCTCTCTGAATTCCTACGGCTATCGCCTCAATGTCAGCGATGAGCCTCACCGGCGTCCCATTCCGGCGGTGCTGGATGGAGTTATCGGGAAATCCACAGCCATGCGCGAAGTGGCTGATCTGGTGCAGAAGGTGGCTGCCAGCCGTGCCAGTGTGCTGATTACCGGAGAATCGGGGACGGGGAAAGAGCTGATTGCCCAGGCTATCCATAAACTTTCTATCCGTTCCAACAGTCCTTTTGTAGCGGTAAACTGCGCGGCTCTTTCCCACACGGTACTGGAGAGCGAGCTTTTCGGACATGAAAAAGGGGCGTTCACCGGTGCCATGAACCGGCGCATCGGGCGCTTTGAAAAGGCAGATGGCGGAACGCTCTTTCTGGATGAAATTGGCGAGGTTTCTGCCGAGTTCCAGAGCAAACTGCTGCGTGTCTTGCAGGAGGGGGAGTTTGAGCGGGTTGGTGGCAACGAGACCATCAAGGTGGACGTGCGCATCATCTGCGCCACCAATCAGGATCTTCACCGCGCTGTACTGGAAAAGCGCTTTCGCGAAGATCTCTACTACCGGGTCAATGTGGTAAATATCACCATGCCGCCGCTGCGGGAGCGCGCGGGCGATGTGGCGCTGCTGGCCCAGCATTTTCTGGAGAAAATCAACGAGGATAATAATACGGATATCAGTATTCATTCACATGATATTGGCCTGCTGGACTCCTACCCGTGGAAGGGCAATGTGCGGGAACTGCAGAACGCGGTCTTTCGAGCCTTCCTGGAGCAGAAGCAGGGGTATGCCAATTTCCGCTTCCTTCAGTACAGCGGGCGCAGTGAGGAGCCACTTCCCAGCAGCAGTTCCCGAGTCGCTCCATTGGCGCCTGCCATTGTGGAAAGCCGCCGGGAGTACGAGCGACGCAAGATCGAGGAGGCCTTGCAGGCCACCAAGGGAGTGCAGACGGAAGCAGCCCATATTCTGGGAATCAGCCCGAGGCAGCTGCGCTATCGCATCAGCAAGTATGGCATTCCGGTGCGGAAGTTCTGA
- the amt gene encoding ammonium transporter — MEGIVLELPFILDSFLMVFAGILVMIMACGFAMLESGLTRSKNTATIMTKNVLIFSIASVAYYIVGYNIMYGDGNAFMGSGAFLSGIEYDSHSVYADFFFQMVFVATAASVISGTVAERIKLWPFLIFVLILTAIIYPIQGHWTWGESLEFLEGFSDYAGSTIVHSVGGWAALAGVLLLGARKGKYEGGKIRAIPGSNIPLATLGTFLLWFGWFGFNGGSALAMHSAELADEIGLVVASTNTAAATGAIVAAILTRIIYQKVDTTMVLNGALGGLVGITAGPDVAPWAAIIIGTVSAILVVIAVPAFDKVRIDDPVGALSVHLVCGIWGTLAVAIFNAEVTLIDQLKGIILIGGFVFIASFIVWMILKVTMGIRVDEEVEVEGLDMHECGLEAYPEFGKGSQKIL; from the coding sequence GTGGAAGGTATTGTGCTTGAACTCCCTTTCATACTGGATTCATTTTTGATGGTCTTTGCAGGCATCCTGGTCATGATCATGGCATGTGGTTTTGCCATGCTGGAATCGGGGCTGACCCGCTCCAAAAATACGGCCACCATCATGACCAAGAACGTTCTCATTTTTTCCATCGCATCCGTGGCTTACTACATTGTGGGCTACAACATCATGTATGGCGACGGCAATGCCTTTATGGGCAGCGGCGCCTTCCTCAGTGGCATTGAATATGACAGCCACTCCGTCTACGCCGACTTCTTTTTCCAAATGGTTTTCGTAGCTACCGCAGCATCGGTCATCTCCGGAACCGTGGCCGAGCGCATCAAACTCTGGCCCTTCCTGATCTTTGTACTTATTTTGACCGCAATCATCTATCCCATCCAGGGCCACTGGACCTGGGGCGAGTCCCTGGAGTTCCTGGAAGGTTTCTCTGACTACGCTGGCTCCACCATCGTTCACTCCGTTGGCGGCTGGGCCGCTCTGGCTGGTGTCCTGCTGCTCGGCGCACGCAAAGGGAAGTACGAAGGCGGCAAGATTCGCGCCATCCCCGGCTCCAACATCCCCCTGGCAACCCTGGGAACCTTCCTGCTGTGGTTTGGCTGGTTTGGCTTCAACGGCGGCTCCGCCCTGGCCATGCACAGCGCTGAGCTGGCCGACGAGATCGGCCTGGTCGTGGCATCCACCAACACCGCTGCCGCCACCGGCGCTATCGTAGCCGCCATTCTGACACGAATTATCTACCAGAAAGTTGACACCACCATGGTTCTCAACGGCGCCCTGGGTGGACTGGTGGGCATCACCGCCGGCCCCGACGTGGCTCCATGGGCAGCCATCATCATTGGTACTGTCTCCGCCATCCTCGTCGTCATCGCCGTACCCGCCTTCGATAAAGTACGCATCGACGACCCCGTGGGCGCCCTCTCCGTACACCTTGTCTGCGGCATCTGGGGAACCCTGGCCGTGGCCATCTTCAACGCCGAAGTAACCCTGATCGACCAGCTCAAGGGCATCATTCTCATCGGTGGCTTTGTCTTCATCGCCTCCTTCATCGTCTGGATGATCCTCAAAGTCACCATGGGCATCCGTGTCGACGAAGAAGTGGAAGTGGAAGGTCTGGATATGCACGAGTGCGGCCTGGAAGCCTATCCCGAATTCGGCAAAGGCTCTCAGAAGATTCTCTGA
- the hldE gene encoding bifunctional D-glycero-beta-D-manno-heptose-7-phosphate kinase/D-glycero-beta-D-manno-heptose 1-phosphate adenylyltransferase HldE — translation METFSYPAIFEQFPKKRILVAGDLMIDEYLWGQTERISPEAPVPVVDIGREDTRLGGAGNVLHNLRALGAAVDILGVVGTDAHGVELCQMLQTLGVGQQGILREPDRRTSRKTRIMASHQQMMRIDRESRQPISADSERQAVDFLQRQQQAWDAIVISDYGKGLLTTHLVQAIISMARQQGIPVLVDPKGDDYRLYRGATTITPNRREASIASGIRIADHDSLLAAGRKLLTELNLDVMTITRSEEGMSLFFPQDRVEHIPTMALDVFDVTGAGDTVISVMALCCACGLDFVECGRIANAAAGVVVGKVGTSTASAEEILQRLQPQRSLASRKIKSLPELLPQVEQLRRQGKKILFTNGCFDLLHHGHITYLQDARKQGDVLILGLNSDASIRRLKGPSRPIIGQHERAVVLAALEAIDYVVIFDEDTPLELIAAIQPQGLIKGGDYRPEQVVGREIVEAGGGEVIIIPFVEGSSTTGIIERILANQKEREQL, via the coding sequence TTGGAAACTTTTTCCTATCCCGCCATTTTTGAACAGTTTCCCAAGAAGCGCATTCTGGTGGCTGGAGATCTGATGATTGACGAATACCTGTGGGGACAGACGGAACGAATCTCCCCCGAGGCCCCCGTGCCCGTGGTGGACATCGGCCGCGAAGACACCCGTCTGGGAGGTGCCGGAAACGTCCTGCATAACCTCCGGGCCCTGGGCGCGGCAGTGGATATACTGGGCGTCGTCGGAACCGATGCCCATGGTGTCGAGCTCTGCCAGATGCTGCAGACGCTCGGTGTCGGGCAGCAGGGCATCCTGCGCGAACCGGATCGCCGCACCTCCCGGAAAACCCGTATTATGGCTTCGCACCAGCAGATGATGCGCATTGACCGCGAAAGCCGTCAGCCCATAAGTGCCGACAGCGAGCGCCAGGCCGTGGACTTTCTGCAGCGACAGCAACAGGCGTGGGACGCCATTGTCATCAGTGATTACGGCAAGGGCCTGCTGACGACACATCTGGTGCAGGCCATCATCAGCATGGCAAGGCAGCAGGGCATCCCCGTACTGGTTGACCCCAAGGGCGATGACTACCGTCTCTATCGTGGAGCCACCACCATTACCCCCAACCGTCGCGAGGCATCCATCGCGTCGGGAATCCGCATTGCCGACCATGACAGCCTGCTGGCGGCAGGCCGTAAACTGCTGACGGAGTTGAACCTGGACGTGATGACCATCACCCGCAGTGAAGAGGGCATGAGCCTTTTCTTCCCGCAAGACCGCGTTGAACATATTCCCACCATGGCTCTGGACGTCTTCGACGTTACCGGAGCTGGTGATACGGTGATCTCCGTCATGGCCCTGTGCTGTGCCTGCGGACTGGACTTTGTGGAATGCGGCCGCATTGCCAACGCGGCCGCAGGTGTGGTTGTGGGCAAGGTGGGAACCAGCACCGCCAGTGCCGAAGAGATCCTGCAGCGCCTGCAGCCCCAGCGTTCCCTGGCTTCGCGTAAGATCAAAAGCCTGCCGGAGCTGCTTCCGCAGGTGGAGCAGCTGCGCCGTCAGGGTAAGAAGATCCTCTTCACCAACGGCTGTTTTGACCTGCTGCACCATGGCCATATCACCTACCTGCAGGATGCCCGCAAACAGGGTGATGTCCTGATCCTCGGCCTGAACTCCGACGCTTCCATCAGGCGGCTCAAAGGTCCTTCCCGCCCCATCATCGGACAGCATGAACGGGCTGTTGTGCTGGCGGCGCTGGAGGCCATCGACTATGTGGTTATTTTTGATGAAGACACCCCCCTGGAGCTTATTGCAGCCATTCAGCCACAGGGGCTGATCAAGGGGGGGGACTACCGTCCCGAGCAGGTTGTCGGCCGCGAAATCGTGGAAGCCGGTGGCGGCGAGGTCATTATTATCCCCTTTGTGGAAGGTTCATCCACCACCGGGATCATTGAACGCATCCTGGCGAATCAGAAGGAGAGAGAACAGCTATGA
- a CDS encoding complex I NDUFA9 subunit family protein, giving the protein MKVAVTGGTGFVGSHVVSALLEQGYQVRLLARKPQSLRPGMESVLGSMEKYDSLLELVEGCDAVVHLVGIIREFPPAITYEALHTQATLSMLKAAREKGVNRFIHMSALGSAPDSRSAYHRTKFVAEKAVQESGLDYTIFKPSVIFGPRDEFINLLLSFLKLPAIPVIGDGKYQLQPVAVDNIAQAFARCIESPAARGRTYEVGGPRRYTYDELLDALAALRGKGKPLKVHQPVSLVDFSARLFGRFPFFPISSDQLHMLLKGSTTSETAVFDDLNITPCSLEEKFALYYGQ; this is encoded by the coding sequence ATGAAGGTAGCTGTAACCGGTGGTACAGGATTTGTTGGTTCCCATGTTGTATCTGCGCTCCTGGAGCAAGGATACCAGGTTCGCTTGCTGGCCCGAAAGCCCCAGAGCCTGCGTCCGGGCATGGAAAGCGTGCTGGGGAGCATGGAAAAATACGACAGCCTGCTGGAGCTTGTGGAGGGCTGCGATGCTGTTGTTCACCTGGTGGGAATTATTCGTGAATTTCCGCCAGCCATAACCTATGAAGCCCTCCACACCCAGGCAACCCTGAGCATGTTGAAAGCCGCCAGGGAGAAGGGAGTCAATCGTTTTATTCACATGTCTGCCCTGGGCAGCGCCCCCGATTCCCGCAGCGCTTACCATCGTACGAAATTTGTTGCGGAAAAAGCCGTCCAGGAGAGTGGCCTGGACTACACCATATTCAAGCCCAGTGTGATTTTTGGGCCACGGGATGAGTTTATCAATCTCCTGCTTTCTTTTCTCAAGTTGCCAGCAATTCCGGTGATTGGAGACGGGAAATACCAGCTGCAGCCGGTGGCAGTGGATAATATCGCCCAGGCCTTTGCCCGCTGTATTGAAAGCCCGGCAGCCCGGGGCAGAACCTACGAGGTGGGCGGGCCACGGCGCTATACCTATGACGAGCTGCTGGATGCCCTGGCGGCTCTGCGCGGCAAGGGCAAGCCCCTGAAAGTCCATCAGCCTGTTTCCCTGGTGGACTTCTCGGCCAGGCTCTTTGGTCGCTTTCCCTTCTTCCCCATCAGCAGTGATCAGCTGCATATGCTCCTGAAGGGCTCCACTACCAGTGAGACAGCGGTATTTGACGATCTCAATATAACTCCCTGCAGCCTGGAGGAGAAGTTTGCCCTGTATTACGGGCAGTAG
- a CDS encoding PAS domain-containing sensor histidine kinase produces the protein MPHNDFLQPIDQQSELTTLQILQGVFESAQLGICITDSSYRYVKVNRAYCDLYGYTEAELLGKPFTLVVPPGDHERLEKLHDDFLSGRVDEIAQHWTVRHRSGRDIDIYATAGRLVTPGGHAYKITTAADVSELKTLQKQTEYQQAILIQQAKLAEVGAMVGAIAHQWQQPVNAIALMTQTLPLLLDQGTLTRENLNSHVEQVMQQIRFMSQTMNDFRDFYLPSREQEIFHVSDAIATVRDLLQGQLLKAKATLEISASEPLLYSRGYPSEFKQVVLNIINNALDIFQEQQRHDGHIAIKVEPDESMLTISIRDNGGGIPVELLPDRIFEPFFSTKPDKGTGIGLSLARTIIEEKSGGTIRAENGPEGACFLVRIPRHIR, from the coding sequence ATGCCACACAATGATTTTCTTCAACCAATTGACCAGCAAAGCGAGCTGACAACGCTTCAGATTCTGCAGGGTGTTTTTGAATCTGCCCAGCTGGGCATTTGCATCACCGACAGCAGCTACCGTTATGTCAAGGTCAACAGGGCATACTGCGATCTTTACGGCTACACGGAGGCGGAGCTGCTCGGGAAGCCTTTTACGCTGGTGGTGCCTCCAGGTGACCACGAGCGTCTGGAAAAGCTCCATGACGACTTTCTCAGTGGGCGAGTGGACGAAATCGCCCAGCACTGGACGGTGCGACACCGCAGCGGCCGAGATATTGATATTTATGCCACTGCGGGAAGGCTTGTCACGCCAGGTGGCCATGCATACAAAATCACTACAGCGGCGGATGTAAGCGAACTGAAAACGCTCCAGAAGCAGACGGAGTATCAGCAAGCCATACTGATCCAGCAGGCCAAGCTGGCTGAAGTCGGAGCGATGGTGGGTGCCATCGCCCATCAATGGCAGCAGCCGGTCAATGCCATTGCCCTGATGACACAGACCCTTCCCCTGCTGCTCGATCAGGGGACACTGACACGGGAGAATCTGAACTCCCATGTGGAGCAAGTCATGCAACAAATTCGCTTCATGAGCCAAACCATGAACGATTTTCGTGACTTCTACCTGCCATCACGGGAGCAGGAGATCTTTCATGTCAGCGATGCTATCGCCACCGTTCGCGACCTTCTTCAAGGCCAGTTGCTCAAAGCCAAGGCCACTCTGGAGATTTCTGCCAGTGAACCCCTCCTCTATTCCAGGGGGTACCCCAGTGAGTTCAAGCAGGTAGTCCTCAATATCATCAATAATGCACTGGATATCTTCCAGGAGCAGCAAAGGCACGATGGGCACATTGCCATCAAGGTGGAACCTGATGAATCGATGCTGACCATCAGTATTCGAGACAATGGTGGAGGCATCCCGGTGGAACTTCTGCCAGACAGGATTTTTGAGCCGTTTTTCAGCACAAAACCTGATAAGGGCACGGGCATCGGGCTCTCGCTGGCCAGGACAATCATTGAGGAGAAGTCAGGCGGAACAATTCGAGCCGAAAACGGCCCAGAGGGAGCCTGTTTCCTGGTACGCATCCCCCGCCACATCCGCTGA